From Saccharibacillus brassicae:
ACAGCTCTTCGCTCTCCGCCAGTTCCACCATTTTACCCAGATACATCACGGCCACGCGGTCGCTGATATGCTTAACCATCGACAGATCGTGCGCGATGAACAGGTAGGTCAGGCCGAGACGTTCCTGCAGTTCCTGCAGCAAGTTGACGACCTGCGCCTGAATCGAGACGTCAAGCGCCGAGATCGGCTCGTCGCAGATGATGAATTTCGGATTGACCGCGAGTGCGCGGGCAATCCCGATCCGCTGACGCTGGCCGCCCGAGAATTCGTGCGGGTAACGCGTAGCGTGATCGGTGTTCAAGCCGACCAGATCCAGCAGCTCTTCGATCCGCTTTTTGCGTTCGCCGCCGGTACCCGCCATTTTGTGGATATCCAGCGCTTCGCCGATAATGTCCGACACCGTGAAGCGCGGGTTCAGCGAGGCGTAAGGATCCTGGAAGATCATCTGCATATCGCGGCGCATCGCTTTCATCTTGTTCGGCGGCAGTTTGTAAATATCCGTTCCGTTGTACCGCACGCTTCCTCCGGTAGGCTCGTACAGGCGCAGAATGGTCCGGCCCGCCGTAGACTTGCCGCAGCCGGATTCGCCGACCATACCCAGCGTCTCGCCTTCGCGGATGGAGAAGTTCAAGTTGTCGACCGCTTTGAGCACTTTGCCTTTTCCTACATTAAAATACTTCTTCAGTCCTTCAACCTCAATCAGGTTTTTGCCGAGTTCTGTTCTCATGGCTGACGCCTCCTTCACTTTAGGATCTGCGAATTATTTGTTTTTGAGCGACGGATCGAGCGCATCACGCAGGCCGTCTCCCAGCAGGTTGAACGCCAGCATGATGATGCTGATCAGAACAGCCGGGAACAGCATCCGCCAAGGATAGAACATCCAGCCGGTCAAAGCGTTTTCGACCATCGAACCGAGCGAGGAGATCGGAGCCTGAACGCCCAGACCGAGGAAGCTCAGGAACGACTCGGCGAAGATCGCGTTCGGAACCGACAGCGTCAGCGTGA
This genomic window contains:
- a CDS encoding ABC transporter ATP-binding protein, which translates into the protein MRTELGKNLIEVEGLKKYFNVGKGKVLKAVDNLNFSIREGETLGMVGESGCGKSTAGRTILRLYEPTGGSVRYNGTDIYKLPPNKMKAMRRDMQMIFQDPYASLNPRFTVSDIIGEALDIHKMAGTGGERKKRIEELLDLVGLNTDHATRYPHEFSGGQRQRIGIARALAVNPKFIICDEPISALDVSIQAQVVNLLQELQERLGLTYLFIAHDLSMVKHISDRVAVMYLGKMVELAESEELYSNPIHPYTKSLLSAIPIADPEVESQKKRILLTAEGGGPIRSAGEQSEETALVEVSPGHWVAMPH